Part of the Acidobacteriota bacterium genome, GCCTCGATCTTCGCCCTCAGGTGGGCGAGCTGCCGGAGGGTTTCCGGATCGTTCTTCCTCAGGAGCCCCCGGCTGTCGTGGGCGGAACCGGTGACGGTCACCTTGTGGGGGCCGCCGACGGGGGCGAATGCCGGCACGTCTTCCAGCGCTTCGATGGCGTAGGGCACGTACGGACGGTCGTCGGCGGGGCTCGGGCGCGAGCCGACCAGCGGCCGCGGAAGCGCCTCGAGCGGAACCGCCTCCATCGTCTTGCTGGTTTCCTTGTCGGTCAGGACGATCACGGGGGTGCGCAACCGTTCGGCCCAGTCGAAGGCGCGGATCGTCACCGCGTAGGCGTCGATCGCGTCCACCGGGCACAGGACCGGAACGGGGTAGCCGCCCGAGTTGGCGTGGGCGACGAAGAGCACGTCACCCTGCGCCGATTGCGTGGCGCCTCCCGTCGCCGGTCCGAGCCGCTGGGAGACGACGATCACCACCGGCGTTTCGGTCATCAGCGCGTACTGGGCAGTCTCGATCATCAGCGACCACCCGGGGCCCGAGGTCGCGGTCATCGCGCGGGCACCGGCCAGCGACGCCCCGACCGCGTAGGACAGGGCGCTGATTTCGTCGGGGGCTCCGAGGGCGACCCCGCCGGCGGCCGGAAGCCGGCGCATCATCTCCGCGTAGATCTCGGAGGCCGGGGTGATCGGGTAACCGGAGAAAAAACGGCACCCGGCGGCCAGAGCGCCTGCCGCGATCATTTCGTTGCCGGTGGCGAGAACGACGGCGCGATGCCCGCCCTCCCGCCGCGCGCGATCCGTGCTCGGCATCCGGCCTCCTCGGGGCGGAGCGCATCGTACCGCCTCGCGGGCCGGGCGGCGACGCGGCCGGGCGGGGCCGCCCGGCGAGCGGCTATCATCGGAATCCGGGGAGAACCGGAGGGCGCGATGACCTGGAGCTGGAGATCGGTGCGCCTCGCCGCCTCGCTCGCCTTGCTGGCCGCGGCGGCCAGCTGCGGCGCCCCGGCGGGCCGGGAGCCGTCGCCGGCCGGCGCGATCGAGATCCCCAACGCGCGCCACCCGCTGCCGGGCGTCCTGACGGGAGGTCAGCCCACCGCCGAGCAGCTGCGCCGGGCGGCCGAGGCGGGCTACCGGACCGTCGTCAACCTCAGGACCGAGGGCGAGGCGGGATCGCTCCCCGACGAGCCGGACCTGGTCCGCCGGCTCGGGCTCCGCTACGTGGCGATCCCCGTGGACCACGCGGCGGGCCTCACCGAGGACAACGTGCGGG contains:
- a CDS encoding pyruvate flavodoxin/ferredoxin oxidoreductase gives rise to the protein MPSTDRARREGGHRAVVLATGNEMIAAGALAAGCRFFSGYPITPASEIYAEMMRRLPAAGGVALGAPDEISALSYAVGASLAGARAMTATSGPGWSLMIETAQYALMTETPVVIVVSQRLGPATGGATQSAQGDVLFVAHANSGGYPVPVLCPVDAIDAYAVTIRAFDWAERLRTPVIVLTDKETSKTMEAVPLEALPRPLVGSRPSPADDRPYVPYAIEALEDVPAFAPVGGPHKVTVTGSAHDSRGLLRKNDPETLRQLAHLRAKIEARAEELAWVRERGEREAETLVVSYGSSARACRAAAARLRQEGVAVRLLEVLSLFPVPAGPIAEAARGASRVVVVEENGPGLYARELRAEIPGLPLRRVNAVGRPIDPAEICAEVRR